Proteins found in one Perca fluviatilis chromosome 9, GENO_Pfluv_1.0, whole genome shotgun sequence genomic segment:
- the gatad2ab gene encoding GATA zinc finger domain containing 2Ab isoform X2: MSEEAVRQTRSQKRALEKDHAAPAEPLEDVDNKRVKLEKGDAAGAPLALVGSGADGVKLKSEQAAKVAASILKAGEVKATIKVEVQTGDEPVDMSTSKSDIKNERQPPSPDDVIVLSDNEPASPLMNGHCFTQTDTDKLMSSPEERERIIKQLKEELRLQEAKLVLLKKLRQSQIQKESTVQKATGSVATPPPLVRGSVTSSKGPLQVTGRSSGTVIPPPLVRGGQHMPSKHNSQIVMPPLVRGAQPIAVTPQQIASLRQHQHQHSGSGPPPLLLAPRASVPNVQVQGQRIIQQGLIRVANVANSNVMVNIPQASPTSLKGSSVSPNSSINDSPASRQAAAKLALRKQLEKTLLEIPPPKPPAPEFNFLPSAANNEFIYLLGLEEVVQKLLEMHGRGNLGPAAAIASSIPKEPYTCAQCKTDFTSRWRKEKVGTILCDQCMSSNQKKALKAEHTSRLKAAFVKALQQEQEIEQRILQQATSSSSVSKTTSSPSMSKSEVLVSQQYKHVRAAMQHRSVSAHHSIKQGHLSHGIQSMSSRGVTHSFTSSSQLQSAMAAAALGNRAGKHAAARPLQHGAKVSAGSSNQGNVSAWRKQSGGNTGVTMAYVNPSLSAHKTTSAVERQREYLLDMIPSRSISQAANTWK, from the exons ATGTCAGAGGAGGCAGTGCGTCAAACGCGCAGCCAAAAGCGGGCTCTGGAGAAGGACCATGCCGCTCCTGCGGAGCCCCTGGAGGACGTGGACAATAAACGAGTTAAGCTGGAGAAAGGTGACGCCGCGGGGGCTCCCCTTGCCCTGGTGGGATCTGGAGCGGACGGCGTCAAGCTGAAGAGCGAGCAGGCCGCAAAGGTAGCAGCCAGCATCCTAAAAGCTGGGGAAGTGAAGGCCACTATCAAGGTGGAGGTGCAGACCGGAGACGAGCCCGTTGATATGAGCACATCCAAAAG TGACATTAAGAATGAGCGGCAGCCACCATCGCCAGACGATGTGATTGTGTTGTCGGACAACGAGCCAGCCAGCCCTCTCATGAATGGTCACTGCTTCACGCAGACTGACACGGATAAACTAATG AGTTCTCCTGAGGAGAGGGAGCGCATCATCAAACAGCTGAAGGAGGAACTGAGACTCCAGGAGGCCAAGCTGGTGCTGCTTAAGAAACTACGACAGAGCCAGATTCAGAAGGAGAGCACCGTGCAGAAG gCGACTGGCTCTGTagccactcctcctcctctggtgaGAGGTAGCGTCACATCAAGCAAAGGACCCCTCCAG GTGACAGGTCGAAGCTCAGGCACTGTGATCCCTCCTCCTTTGGTGCGGGGTGGGCAACACATGCCGTCCAAACACAACTCTCAGATTGTCATGCCACCCCTGGTCAGAGGGGCCCAG CCTATCGCAGTGACTCCCCAGCAGATAGCCAGTCTACGccagcatcagcatcagcacAGCGGTTCAGGCCCCCCTCCGCTCTTGCTGGCTCCCAGGGCTTCTGTGCCCAATGTCCAGGTCCAGGGCCAGAGGATCATTCAGCAGGGACTCATTCGGGTGGCTAATGTGGCCAACAGTAATGTCATGGTCAACATCCCTCAG GCCTCTCCCACCAGCCTAAAAGGCTCTTCAGTGTCACCCAACTCTAGCATCAATGACTCCCCAGCCAGCCGACAGGCGGCTGCCAAGCTGGCACTACGCAAGCAGCTGGAGAAGACGCTGCTGGAGATCCCTCCGCCTAAACCGCCGGCCCCCGAGTTCAACTTCCTGCCATCAGCGGCCAATAATGAGTTCATCTACTTGTTGGGGCTGGAGGAGGTGGTGCAAAAACTTCTGGAGATGCACGGCAGAG GTAATCTGGGCCCAGCTGCTGCCATTGCCAGCTCCATTCCCAAAGAGCCATACACCTGCGCCCAGTGTAAGACCGACTTCACCTCCCGCTGGAGAAAGGAGAAGGTTGGGACCATCCTCTGTGACCAATGCATGTCGTCCAATCAGAAGAAGGCCCTGAAGGCTGAGCACACCAGTCGGCTGAAGGCAGCCTTTGTTAAGGCACTCCAACAGGAGCAGGAGATTGAGCAGCGTATCCTCCAGCAGGCGACTTCCTCTTCCTCGGTCTCTAAAACCACCTCCTCTCCTTCAATGTCCAAGAGTGAGGTGCTGGTGTCCCAGCAGTACAAGCATGTCAGGGCTGCGATGCAGCACCGATCTGTGTCTGCCCACCACTCCATTAAGCAG GGTCACCTGTCCCACGGCATCCAGTCGATGAGCTCTCGTGGCGTGACCCACTCATTCACCTCCTCCTCTCAGCTGCAGAGCGCGATGGCGGCGGCGGCGCTGGGCAACAGGGCAGGTAAGCATGCTGCAGCGCGCCCGCTGCAGCATGGGGCAAAGGTCAGCGCCGGCAGCAGTAACCAGGGCAACGTGTCTGCCTGGAGGAAGCAGAGCGGCGGCAACACAG GTGTGACTATGGCCTACGTGAACCCCAGCTTGTCTGCCCATAAGACCACCTCTGCTGTCGAGCGTCAGCGAGAGTACCTGCTGGACATGATTCCCTCCCGTTCTATCTCCCAAGCAGCCAACACATGGAAATAA
- the gatad2ab gene encoding GATA zinc finger domain containing 2Ab isoform X1 has translation MSEEAVRQTRSQKRALEKDHAAPAEPLEDVDNKRVKLEKGDAAGAPLALVGSGADGVKLKSEQAAKVAASILKAGEVKATIKVEVQTGDEPVDMSTSKSDIKNERQPPSPDDVIVLSDNEPASPLMNGHCFTQTDTDKLMKSSPEERERIIKQLKEELRLQEAKLVLLKKLRQSQIQKESTVQKATGSVATPPPLVRGSVTSSKGPLQVTGRSSGTVIPPPLVRGGQHMPSKHNSQIVMPPLVRGAQPIAVTPQQIASLRQHQHQHSGSGPPPLLLAPRASVPNVQVQGQRIIQQGLIRVANVANSNVMVNIPQASPTSLKGSSVSPNSSINDSPASRQAAAKLALRKQLEKTLLEIPPPKPPAPEFNFLPSAANNEFIYLLGLEEVVQKLLEMHGRGNLGPAAAIASSIPKEPYTCAQCKTDFTSRWRKEKVGTILCDQCMSSNQKKALKAEHTSRLKAAFVKALQQEQEIEQRILQQATSSSSVSKTTSSPSMSKSEVLVSQQYKHVRAAMQHRSVSAHHSIKQGHLSHGIQSMSSRGVTHSFTSSSQLQSAMAAAALGNRAGKHAAARPLQHGAKVSAGSSNQGNVSAWRKQSGGNTGVTMAYVNPSLSAHKTTSAVERQREYLLDMIPSRSISQAANTWK, from the exons ATGTCAGAGGAGGCAGTGCGTCAAACGCGCAGCCAAAAGCGGGCTCTGGAGAAGGACCATGCCGCTCCTGCGGAGCCCCTGGAGGACGTGGACAATAAACGAGTTAAGCTGGAGAAAGGTGACGCCGCGGGGGCTCCCCTTGCCCTGGTGGGATCTGGAGCGGACGGCGTCAAGCTGAAGAGCGAGCAGGCCGCAAAGGTAGCAGCCAGCATCCTAAAAGCTGGGGAAGTGAAGGCCACTATCAAGGTGGAGGTGCAGACCGGAGACGAGCCCGTTGATATGAGCACATCCAAAAG TGACATTAAGAATGAGCGGCAGCCACCATCGCCAGACGATGTGATTGTGTTGTCGGACAACGAGCCAGCCAGCCCTCTCATGAATGGTCACTGCTTCACGCAGACTGACACGGATAAACTAATG AAGAGTTCTCCTGAGGAGAGGGAGCGCATCATCAAACAGCTGAAGGAGGAACTGAGACTCCAGGAGGCCAAGCTGGTGCTGCTTAAGAAACTACGACAGAGCCAGATTCAGAAGGAGAGCACCGTGCAGAAG gCGACTGGCTCTGTagccactcctcctcctctggtgaGAGGTAGCGTCACATCAAGCAAAGGACCCCTCCAG GTGACAGGTCGAAGCTCAGGCACTGTGATCCCTCCTCCTTTGGTGCGGGGTGGGCAACACATGCCGTCCAAACACAACTCTCAGATTGTCATGCCACCCCTGGTCAGAGGGGCCCAG CCTATCGCAGTGACTCCCCAGCAGATAGCCAGTCTACGccagcatcagcatcagcacAGCGGTTCAGGCCCCCCTCCGCTCTTGCTGGCTCCCAGGGCTTCTGTGCCCAATGTCCAGGTCCAGGGCCAGAGGATCATTCAGCAGGGACTCATTCGGGTGGCTAATGTGGCCAACAGTAATGTCATGGTCAACATCCCTCAG GCCTCTCCCACCAGCCTAAAAGGCTCTTCAGTGTCACCCAACTCTAGCATCAATGACTCCCCAGCCAGCCGACAGGCGGCTGCCAAGCTGGCACTACGCAAGCAGCTGGAGAAGACGCTGCTGGAGATCCCTCCGCCTAAACCGCCGGCCCCCGAGTTCAACTTCCTGCCATCAGCGGCCAATAATGAGTTCATCTACTTGTTGGGGCTGGAGGAGGTGGTGCAAAAACTTCTGGAGATGCACGGCAGAG GTAATCTGGGCCCAGCTGCTGCCATTGCCAGCTCCATTCCCAAAGAGCCATACACCTGCGCCCAGTGTAAGACCGACTTCACCTCCCGCTGGAGAAAGGAGAAGGTTGGGACCATCCTCTGTGACCAATGCATGTCGTCCAATCAGAAGAAGGCCCTGAAGGCTGAGCACACCAGTCGGCTGAAGGCAGCCTTTGTTAAGGCACTCCAACAGGAGCAGGAGATTGAGCAGCGTATCCTCCAGCAGGCGACTTCCTCTTCCTCGGTCTCTAAAACCACCTCCTCTCCTTCAATGTCCAAGAGTGAGGTGCTGGTGTCCCAGCAGTACAAGCATGTCAGGGCTGCGATGCAGCACCGATCTGTGTCTGCCCACCACTCCATTAAGCAG GGTCACCTGTCCCACGGCATCCAGTCGATGAGCTCTCGTGGCGTGACCCACTCATTCACCTCCTCCTCTCAGCTGCAGAGCGCGATGGCGGCGGCGGCGCTGGGCAACAGGGCAGGTAAGCATGCTGCAGCGCGCCCGCTGCAGCATGGGGCAAAGGTCAGCGCCGGCAGCAGTAACCAGGGCAACGTGTCTGCCTGGAGGAAGCAGAGCGGCGGCAACACAG GTGTGACTATGGCCTACGTGAACCCCAGCTTGTCTGCCCATAAGACCACCTCTGCTGTCGAGCGTCAGCGAGAGTACCTGCTGGACATGATTCCCTCCCGTTCTATCTCCCAAGCAGCCAACACATGGAAATAA